In the genome of Scylla paramamosain isolate STU-SP2022 chromosome 49, ASM3559412v1, whole genome shotgun sequence, one region contains:
- the LOC135095564 gene encoding gastrula zinc finger protein XlCGF8.2DB-like → MMCMDIPALLAPQVRKYECLRCGETQPTHSQYIQHCLAHIGITIFLCQVCQHLFHTHTQLETHTAAEHEGQKRKKYSCEECGKEFNNKTQFGRHSDIHAGKKFMCEQCGKLFSQKGYLKVHQAIHSSVKSFKCDVCGRKFTQKSTLVHHAAVHTGKRFNCEECGKIFSRKSYLSYHQKTHRVEEGVGEVRKFGCTQCTREFSHKGDLTQHVRSVHQGIKFGCEICRKEFTKKSNLAKHIKTHQEDAEGAEELAEVQVEQEVQGKGSTKENVTGTGKMLRIFDGKKKVLRGQAPLGKNKGRKRKIKGKP, encoded by the exons ATGATGTG CATGGACATCCCAGCCCTCCTCGCCCCACAAGTCCGGAAGTACGAGTGTCTGCGGTGCGGCGAGACACAGCCAACACACTCTCAGTACATTCAACACTGCCTGGCTCACATTGGCATCACCATATTTCTGTGTCAGGTCTGCCAGCACCTGTTCCACACCCACACGCAGCTGGAGACCCACACCGCAGCCGAGCACGAGggtcagaagaggaagaagtacagcTGCGAAGAGTGCGGTAAGGAGTTCAACAACAAGACTCAGTTCGGGAGACACTCGGACATACACGCAGGGAAGAAATTCATGTGCGAACAGTGCGGCAAGCTTTTCAGTCAGAAGGGGTACCTCAAAGTCCACCAGGCCATCCACAGCAGCGTAAAGTCGTTCAAGTGCGACGTATGTGGGCGGAAGTTCACCCAGAAGAGTACGCTGGTTCACCACGCGGCCGTCCACACAGGAAAGCGATTTAACTGCGAGGAATGCGGGAAAATATTCAGCCGTAAGAGCTATTTGTCGTACCACCAGAAGACGCATAGGGTGGAGGAGGGCGTGGGGGAGGTGAGGAAGTTCGGGTGTACCCAGTGCACCCGCGAGTTTAGCCACAAAGGGGACTTAACGCAGCACGTAAGAAGCGTCCACCAGGGCATTAAATTCGGCTGCGAAATTTGTCGCAAGGAATTTACGAAGAAAAGCAACCTAGCCAAGCACATCAAGACACACCAGGAGGAcgcggaaggggcggaggagctGGCGGAGGTGCAGGTGGAGCAGGAGGTGCAAGGAAAGGGATCTACTAAGGAAAACGTAACAGGTACTGGAAAAATGCTGAGGATTTTCGACGGGAAGAAAAAGGTGTTGAGGGGTCAGGCTCCTTTAGGGAAGAACAAGGGGAGGAAACGAAAAATTAAGGGGAAACCGTAA